The Elephas maximus indicus isolate mEleMax1 chromosome 19, mEleMax1 primary haplotype, whole genome shotgun sequence genome contains a region encoding:
- the VTN gene encoding vitronectin isoform X2: MAPPRPLLMLALLAWAALADQESCKGRCTEGFNADKKCQCDELCSYYQSCCTDYIAECKPQVTRGDVFTLPEDEYGTYDYRAEIKDNTSSHTQPESSAQGPDLLRSVEQSPVEILEKEDSEPEKLIPGPEAETPGSGISDPGISESLEEEELCSGKPFDAFTDLKNGSLFAFRGQYCYELDEKAVRPGYPKLIRDVWGIEGPIDAAFTRINCQGKTYLFKGSQYWRYEDGVLDAGYPRNISGGFKGIPDNVDAALALPAHSYSGRERVYFFKGNQYWEYEFQQQPSREECEGSSLSAVFAHFALMHRDSWEDIFELLFWGRHSGGAREPKFISRDWRGVPGQVDAAMAGRIYVSGFAPHSSLAKKHKSARRNRKRYSSRRNRGRGRGRSQKSRRPSRSVWQSWFSSEESGLGTYYDYDMDWLVPASCEPIQSVYFFSGDKYYRVNLRTKRVDTVSPPYPRPIAQYWLGCPAPGSQ; encoded by the exons ATGGCACCCCCCAGACCCCTTCTGATGCTGGCCCTGCTGGCATGGGCTGCTCTGGCTGACCAAG AGTCGTGCAAGGGCCGCTGCACGGAGGGCTTCAATGCTGACAAGAAGTGCCAGTGTGATGAGCTCTGCTCTTACTATCAGAGCTGCTGCACCGACTACATAGCCGAGTGCAAGCCCCAAG TGACTCGCGGAGATGTATTCACCCTGCCTGAGGATGAATATGGCACCTATGACTACCGTGCAGAGATCAAAGACAACACCAGCAGCCACACACAGCCAGAGAGTTCCGCCCAGGGCCCTGACCTGCTCAGGAGCGTAGAGCAGAGTCCTGTTGAGATCCTTGAGAAAGAAGactctgagcctgagaagctgaTCCCAGGGCCTGAGGCGGAGACTCCAGGGTCTGGGATCAGTGACCCAGGAATCTCTGAGTCCCTAGAGGAGGAGGAGCTGTGCAGCGGGAAGCCTTTTGACGCCTTCACCGACCTCAAGAATGGTTCCCTCTTTGCCTTCCGAG GACAGTACTGCTATGAGCTGGATGAAAAGGCAGTGAGGCCTGGGTACCCCAAACTCATCCGAGATGTCTGGGGCATCGAGGGCCCCATTGATGCCGCCTTCACTCGCATCAACTGTCAGGGGAAGACCTATCTCTTCAAG GGTAGCCAGTATTGGCGTTACGAGGATGGTGTCCTGGACGCCGGCTACCCTCGAAACATCTCTGGAGGCTTCAAGGGCATCCCGGACAACGTGGATGCGGCTTTGGCCCTCCCTGCCCATAGCTACAGTGGCCGGGAACGCGTCTACTTCTTCAAGG GGAATCAGTACTGGGAATACGAGTTCCAGCAGCAGCCCAGTCGGGAGGAGTGTGAAGGCAGCTCCCTGTCTGCTGTGTTTGCCCACTTTGCCCTAATGCACCGGGACAGCTGGGAGGACATCTTTGAGCTTCTCTTCTGGGGCAGACACTCTG GTGGTGCCCGCGAGCCCAAGTTCATCAGCCGGGATTGGCGTGGTGTGCCGGGGCAGGTGGATGCTGCGATGGCTGGCCGCATCTACGTCTCAGGCTTCGCCCCCCACTCCTCCTTGGCCAAAAAACACAAGTCTGCACGTCGCAACCGCAAACGCTACTCGTCTCGCCGCAATCGCGGTCGCGGCCGTGGCCGTAGCCAGAAGTCACGCCGACCTTCCCGCTCAGTCTGGCAGTCCTGGTTCTCCAGTGAGGAGAGCGGGCTGGGAACCTACTATGACTACGACATGGACTGGCTGGTTCCTGCCTCTTGCGAGCCCATTCAGAGTGTCTACTTCTTTTCAGGAG ACAAGTACTACCGAGTCAACCTTCGCACGAAGCGAGTGGACACTGTGAGCCCTCCCTACCCACGCCCCATTGCCCAGTACTGGCTGGGCTGCCCAGCTCCTGGCAGCCAGTAG
- the SEBOX gene encoding LOW QUALITY PROTEIN: homeobox protein SEBOX (The sequence of the model RefSeq protein was modified relative to this genomic sequence to represent the inferred CDS: inserted 2 bases in 1 codon; substituted 1 base at 1 genomic stop codon): MLSSPQESHQQLSRSLNPSDDDQEFTPPSAVPGMLCPWELTMVSEEKGQEVAGSWLGFSAHPEPEIRGVEAEGCRRKLTACFDCHRPLGHAWGLGSHRRKRMPFSRRQLLELDWVSAVLPYPDISTREHLAWLTHLPEGKIQVWFQNCWAKRIKNRKPQGLNPRPEPPYPQSSFSLPDTLQKPLKPHRLGQTXTSNSTPQRXCTHASCPAPSLSPRHGWAGAKAAAQCGLAGASGAHPSLEQTIPQTSPGSLSDLVYASAVITNLDHS; encoded by the exons ATGCTAAGCAGCCCCCAAGAGTCCCACCAGCAGCTAAGCAGGAGCTTGAACCCCTCTGATGACGATCAGGAGTTCACACCACCGTCGGCAGTCCCAGGCATGCTTTGCCCCTGGGAGCTGACAATGGTCTCAGAGGAGAAGGGGCAGGAGGTGGCAGGGTCCTGGCTTGGCTTTTCTGCCCATCCTGAGCCTGAAATCCGG GGGGTGGAAGCAGAAGGCTGCCGCAGGAAACTGACTGCCTGCTTTGACTGCCACCGGCCCTTGGGTCATGCCTGGGGACTGGGTTCCCACCGAAGGAAGCGGATGCCTTTCAGCAGAAGGCAGCTGCTGGAGCTGGACTGGGTGTCTGCAGTACTGCCCTATCCCGACATCAGCACCCGTGAGCACCTGGCCTGGCTCACCCATCTCCCTGAGGGCAAGAT CCAGGTGTGGTTCCAGAACTGTTGGGCCAAGAGAATCAAGAACAGGAAGCCACAAGGCCTAAACCCCAGGCCTGAACCACCCTACCCCCAGAGCTCCTTTTCCCTCCCAGATACCCTCCAGAAGCCCTTGAAGCCCCACAGACTGGgccagacttgaacctccaacagtACACCTCAGCG GTGTACACATGCCTCCTGTCCAGCTCCTAGCCTGAGTCCACGGCATGGCTGGGCAGGGGCTAAAGCTGCAGCCCAGTGTGGACTGGCTGGGGCTTCAGGGGCCCACCCTTCTTTGGAGCAAACTATTCCCCAGACCTCACCGGGCAGCCTGTCTGACCTCGTCTATGCCTCGGCTGTCATCACTAACCTGGACCACTCCTAA
- the VTN gene encoding vitronectin isoform X1, whose protein sequence is MAPPRPLLMLALLAWAALADQESCKGRCTEGFNADKKCQCDELCSYYQSCCTDYIAECKPQVTRGDVFTLPEDEYGTYDYRAEIKDNTSSHTQPESSAQGPDLLRSVEQSPVEILEKEDSEPEKLIPGPEAETPGSGISDPGISESLEEEELCSGKPFDAFTDLKNGSLFAFRGQYCYELDEKAVRPGYPKLIRDVWGIEGPIDAAFTRINCQGKTYLFKGSQYWRYEDGVLDAGYPRNISGGFKGIPDNVDAALALPAHSYSGRERVYFFKGNQYWEYEFQQQPSREECEGSSLSAVFAHFALMHRDSWEDIFELLFWGRHSGTREGGAREPKFISRDWRGVPGQVDAAMAGRIYVSGFAPHSSLAKKHKSARRNRKRYSSRRNRGRGRGRSQKSRRPSRSVWQSWFSSEESGLGTYYDYDMDWLVPASCEPIQSVYFFSGDKYYRVNLRTKRVDTVSPPYPRPIAQYWLGCPAPGSQ, encoded by the exons ATGGCACCCCCCAGACCCCTTCTGATGCTGGCCCTGCTGGCATGGGCTGCTCTGGCTGACCAAG AGTCGTGCAAGGGCCGCTGCACGGAGGGCTTCAATGCTGACAAGAAGTGCCAGTGTGATGAGCTCTGCTCTTACTATCAGAGCTGCTGCACCGACTACATAGCCGAGTGCAAGCCCCAAG TGACTCGCGGAGATGTATTCACCCTGCCTGAGGATGAATATGGCACCTATGACTACCGTGCAGAGATCAAAGACAACACCAGCAGCCACACACAGCCAGAGAGTTCCGCCCAGGGCCCTGACCTGCTCAGGAGCGTAGAGCAGAGTCCTGTTGAGATCCTTGAGAAAGAAGactctgagcctgagaagctgaTCCCAGGGCCTGAGGCGGAGACTCCAGGGTCTGGGATCAGTGACCCAGGAATCTCTGAGTCCCTAGAGGAGGAGGAGCTGTGCAGCGGGAAGCCTTTTGACGCCTTCACCGACCTCAAGAATGGTTCCCTCTTTGCCTTCCGAG GACAGTACTGCTATGAGCTGGATGAAAAGGCAGTGAGGCCTGGGTACCCCAAACTCATCCGAGATGTCTGGGGCATCGAGGGCCCCATTGATGCCGCCTTCACTCGCATCAACTGTCAGGGGAAGACCTATCTCTTCAAG GGTAGCCAGTATTGGCGTTACGAGGATGGTGTCCTGGACGCCGGCTACCCTCGAAACATCTCTGGAGGCTTCAAGGGCATCCCGGACAACGTGGATGCGGCTTTGGCCCTCCCTGCCCATAGCTACAGTGGCCGGGAACGCGTCTACTTCTTCAAGG GGAATCAGTACTGGGAATACGAGTTCCAGCAGCAGCCCAGTCGGGAGGAGTGTGAAGGCAGCTCCCTGTCTGCTGTGTTTGCCCACTTTGCCCTAATGCACCGGGACAGCTGGGAGGACATCTTTGAGCTTCTCTTCTGGGGCAGACACTCTGGTACGAGGGAAG GTGGTGCCCGCGAGCCCAAGTTCATCAGCCGGGATTGGCGTGGTGTGCCGGGGCAGGTGGATGCTGCGATGGCTGGCCGCATCTACGTCTCAGGCTTCGCCCCCCACTCCTCCTTGGCCAAAAAACACAAGTCTGCACGTCGCAACCGCAAACGCTACTCGTCTCGCCGCAATCGCGGTCGCGGCCGTGGCCGTAGCCAGAAGTCACGCCGACCTTCCCGCTCAGTCTGGCAGTCCTGGTTCTCCAGTGAGGAGAGCGGGCTGGGAACCTACTATGACTACGACATGGACTGGCTGGTTCCTGCCTCTTGCGAGCCCATTCAGAGTGTCTACTTCTTTTCAGGAG ACAAGTACTACCGAGTCAACCTTCGCACGAAGCGAGTGGACACTGTGAGCCCTCCCTACCCACGCCCCATTGCCCAGTACTGGCTGGGCTGCCCAGCTCCTGGCAGCCAGTAG
- the VTN gene encoding vitronectin isoform X3 produces MAPPRPLLMLALLAWAALADQVTRGDVFTLPEDEYGTYDYRAEIKDNTSSHTQPESSAQGPDLLRSVEQSPVEILEKEDSEPEKLIPGPEAETPGSGISDPGISESLEEEELCSGKPFDAFTDLKNGSLFAFRGQYCYELDEKAVRPGYPKLIRDVWGIEGPIDAAFTRINCQGKTYLFKGSQYWRYEDGVLDAGYPRNISGGFKGIPDNVDAALALPAHSYSGRERVYFFKGNQYWEYEFQQQPSREECEGSSLSAVFAHFALMHRDSWEDIFELLFWGRHSGTREGGAREPKFISRDWRGVPGQVDAAMAGRIYVSGFAPHSSLAKKHKSARRNRKRYSSRRNRGRGRGRSQKSRRPSRSVWQSWFSSEESGLGTYYDYDMDWLVPASCEPIQSVYFFSGDKYYRVNLRTKRVDTVSPPYPRPIAQYWLGCPAPGSQ; encoded by the exons ATGGCACCCCCCAGACCCCTTCTGATGCTGGCCCTGCTGGCATGGGCTGCTCTGGCTGACCAAG TGACTCGCGGAGATGTATTCACCCTGCCTGAGGATGAATATGGCACCTATGACTACCGTGCAGAGATCAAAGACAACACCAGCAGCCACACACAGCCAGAGAGTTCCGCCCAGGGCCCTGACCTGCTCAGGAGCGTAGAGCAGAGTCCTGTTGAGATCCTTGAGAAAGAAGactctgagcctgagaagctgaTCCCAGGGCCTGAGGCGGAGACTCCAGGGTCTGGGATCAGTGACCCAGGAATCTCTGAGTCCCTAGAGGAGGAGGAGCTGTGCAGCGGGAAGCCTTTTGACGCCTTCACCGACCTCAAGAATGGTTCCCTCTTTGCCTTCCGAG GACAGTACTGCTATGAGCTGGATGAAAAGGCAGTGAGGCCTGGGTACCCCAAACTCATCCGAGATGTCTGGGGCATCGAGGGCCCCATTGATGCCGCCTTCACTCGCATCAACTGTCAGGGGAAGACCTATCTCTTCAAG GGTAGCCAGTATTGGCGTTACGAGGATGGTGTCCTGGACGCCGGCTACCCTCGAAACATCTCTGGAGGCTTCAAGGGCATCCCGGACAACGTGGATGCGGCTTTGGCCCTCCCTGCCCATAGCTACAGTGGCCGGGAACGCGTCTACTTCTTCAAGG GGAATCAGTACTGGGAATACGAGTTCCAGCAGCAGCCCAGTCGGGAGGAGTGTGAAGGCAGCTCCCTGTCTGCTGTGTTTGCCCACTTTGCCCTAATGCACCGGGACAGCTGGGAGGACATCTTTGAGCTTCTCTTCTGGGGCAGACACTCTGGTACGAGGGAAG GTGGTGCCCGCGAGCCCAAGTTCATCAGCCGGGATTGGCGTGGTGTGCCGGGGCAGGTGGATGCTGCGATGGCTGGCCGCATCTACGTCTCAGGCTTCGCCCCCCACTCCTCCTTGGCCAAAAAACACAAGTCTGCACGTCGCAACCGCAAACGCTACTCGTCTCGCCGCAATCGCGGTCGCGGCCGTGGCCGTAGCCAGAAGTCACGCCGACCTTCCCGCTCAGTCTGGCAGTCCTGGTTCTCCAGTGAGGAGAGCGGGCTGGGAACCTACTATGACTACGACATGGACTGGCTGGTTCCTGCCTCTTGCGAGCCCATTCAGAGTGTCTACTTCTTTTCAGGAG ACAAGTACTACCGAGTCAACCTTCGCACGAAGCGAGTGGACACTGTGAGCCCTCCCTACCCACGCCCCATTGCCCAGTACTGGCTGGGCTGCCCAGCTCCTGGCAGCCAGTAG
- the TMEM199 gene encoding transmembrane protein 199 isoform X2, which produces MASSLVAGERLVRALGPGGELGPENLPRKLRAELEAALGENHKSGDSPGGPRRLVSFGLIRDLHQHLRERDSTLYLHELLEGSEIYLPDVVKPPRNPELVARLEKIKIQLANEEYKRITRNITCQDSRHGGTLSDLGKEVAAAFVCGYLGSQYIFTEMASRVLAALIVASVVGMAELYVMVRAMEGELGEL; this is translated from the exons ATGGCGTCTTCCTTGGTGGCTGGTGAACGGTTGGTTCGCGCTTTGGGCCCCGGCGGGGAACTGGGCCCAGAGAACCTGCCCCGGAAGCTGCGGGCGGAACTTGAGGCCGCGCTGGGGGAGAACCACAAGAGCGGTGATAGCCCCGGTGGCCCCCGACGCCTGGTTTCCTTCGGACTGATCCGGGATCTGCACCAGCACCTGAGAGAAAGGG ACTCCACGCTATATCTTCACGAGCTTCTGGAAGGCAGCGAAATCTATCTCCCAGACGTTGTGAAGCCTCCACGG AACCCAGAGTTAGTTGCCCGGTTGGAGAAGATTAAGATACAGCTGGCCAATGAGGAATATAAGCGAATCACCCGTAACATCACCTGCCAG GATTCAAGACATGGTGGGACTCTCAGTGACCTAGGAAAGGAAG TGGCAGCTGCGTTTGTCTGCGGCTACCTTGGAAGCCAGTATATCTTCACAGAAATGGCCTCG CGGGTGCTGGCTGCCCTGATCGTCGCTTCTGTGGTGGGTATGGCCGAGCTGTATGTCATGGTACGGGCGATGGAAGGCGAGTTGGGAGAGCTGTAA
- the SARM1 gene encoding NAD(+) hydrolase SARM1 isoform X2, whose translation MVLTLLFSAYKLCRFFAMSGPPPGTERLAVPGPDGVDGAGPWWAAGGRGPREVSPGVGAEVQSALERALPELQQALSALKQAGGVRAVGEGLAEVFQLVEEAWLLPAMGREVAQGLCDAIRLDGGLDLLLRLLQAPELETRVQAARLLEQILVAENRDRVARIGLGVILNLAKEREPVELARSVAGILEHMFKHSEETCQRLVAAGGLDAVLFWCRRTDPALLRHCALALANCAMHGGAVAQRRMVEKRAAEWLFPLAFSKEDELLRLHACLAVAVLATNKEVEREVERSGTLALVEPLVASLDPGRFARCLVDASDTSQGRGPDDLQRLVPLLDSSRLEAQCIGAFYLCAEAAIKSLQGKTKVFSDIGAIQSLKRLVSYSTNGTTSALAKRALRLVGEEVPRPILPCVASWKEAEVQTWLQQIGFSQYCERFREQQVDGDLLLRLTEEELQTDLGMKSSITRKRFFRELTELKTFANYVTCDRSNLADWLGSLDPRFRQYTYGLVSCGLDRSLLHRVSEQQLLDDCGIRLGVHRARIISAARETLHSPLPCTGCKPSGDTPDVFISYRRNSGSQLASLLKVHLQLHGFSVFIDVEKLEAGKFEDKLIQSVMGARNFVLVLSAGALDKCMQDYDCKDWVHKAHHCVPWPRSEWVRREYLKGLDSAPAGPSELIVPISFQLHVQ comes from the exons ATGGTCCTGACGCTGCTTTTCTCCGCCTACAAGCTGTGTCGCTTTTTCGCCATGTCGGGGCCACCACCGGGAACCGAGCGGTTGGCTGTGCCAGGGCCGGACGGGGTCGACGGCGCGGGCCCATGGTGGGCCGCGGGCGGCCGCGGACCCCGCGAGGTGTCGCCTGGGGTGGGCGCGGAGGTGCAGAGCGCCCTGGAGCGCGCTCTCCCGGAGCTGCAGCAGGCGCTGTCCGCGCTGAAGCAGGCGGGCGGCGTGCGGGCCGTGGGTGAGGGCCTGGCCGAAGTCTTCCAGCTGGTGGAGGAGGCCTGGCTGCTGCCTGCCATGGGCCGCGAGGTGGCCCAAGGCCTGTGCGACGCCATCCGCCTGGACGGTGGCCTCGACCTGCTGCTGAGGCTACTGCAGGCGCCCGAGCTGGAAACGCGCGTGCAGGCCGCGCGTCTGCTGGAGCAGATCCTGGTAGCCGAGAACCG CGACCGTGTGGCGCGCATCGGGCTGGGTGTGATTCTGAACCTGGCGAAGGAGCGCGAGCCGGTGGAGCTGGCGCGCAGCGTGGCAGGCATCTTGGAGCACATGTTCAAGCACTCGGAGGAGACGTGCCAGCGGTTGGTGGCGGCCGGCGGCCTGGACGCCGTACTGTTCTGGTGCCGCCGCACAGACCCGGCGCTGCTGCGCCACTGTGCGCTGGCTCTGGCCAACTGCGCAATGCACGGCGGCGCAGTGGCGCAGCGGCGCATGGTGGAGAAACGCGCCGCAGAGTGGCTCTTCCCGCTCGCCTTTTCCAAGGAAGACGAGCTGCTGCGACTGCACGCCTGCCTCGCGGTGGCGGTGCTGGCAACCAACAAGGAGGTGGAGCGCGAGGTAGAGCGCTCCGGCACACTGGCGCTCGTGGAGCCGCTTGTGGCCTCACTGGACCCGGGCCGCTTCGCCCGCTGCCTCGTGGACGCCAGCGACACAAGCCAGGGCCGCGGACCCGACGACCTGCAGCGCCTCGTGCCACTGCTCGACTCGTCGCGCTTGGAGGCGCAGTGCATCGGCGCTTTCTACCTCTGCGCTGAGGCTGCCATCAAGAGCCTTCAGGGCAAGACCAAG GTGTTCAGCGACATCGGTGCCATCCAGAGCCTGAAACGCCTCGTCTCCTACTCCACCAACGGCACTACGTCGGCGCTGGCCAAGCGCGCATTACGCCTGGTGGGCGAGGAGGTGCCGAGGCCCATTCTGCCCTGCGTGGCCAGCTGGAAGGAGGCCGAGGTCCAGACCTGGCTGCAGCAGATCGGCTTCTCCCAGTACTGCGAGAGATTCCGG GAGCAACAGGTagatggcgatctgcttctgcggCTCACGGAGGAGGAGCTCCAGACCGACCTGGGTATGAAGTCCAGCATAACCCGCAAAAG GTTCTTCAGGGAGCTCACAGAGCTCAAGACCTTCGCCAACTATGTGACGTGCGACCGCAGCAACCTGGCCGACTGGCTGGGCAGCCTGGACCCGCGCTTCCGCCAGTACACGTATGGCCTGGTCAGCTGCGGCCTGGACCGCTCCCTGCTGCACCGCGTGTCGGAGCAGCAGCTCCTGGACGACTGCGGCATCCGCCTGGGCGTGCACCGTGCGCGCATCATCTCGGCCGCCAGAG AAACGCTACACTCCCCACTGCCCTGCACTGGCTGCAAGCCCAGTGGGGACACCCCAGATGTCTTCATCAGCTACCGCCGCAACTCAGGCTCCCAACTGGCCAG CCTCCTGAAGGTGCACCTGCAGCTACATGGCTTCAGTGTCTTCATTGATGTGGAGAAGCTAGAAGCGGGCAAATTTGAGGACAAGCTCATCCAGAGTGTCATGGGTGCCCGAAACTTTGTGCTGGTGCTGTCAGCTGGGGCATTGGACAAATGCATGCAGGATTACGACTGTAAGGACTGGGTGCACAAG GCCCATCACTGTGTTCCATGGCCCAGATCTGAATGGGTAAGAAGGGAGTACTTGAAAGGGTTGGATTCAGCTCCCGCTGGCCCATCAGAGCTGATTGTCCCCATCTCTTTCCAACTCCACGTTCAGTGA
- the TMEM199 gene encoding transmembrane protein 199 isoform X1 translates to MASSLVAGERLVRALGPGGELGPENLPRKLRAELEAALGENHKSGDSPGGPRRLVSFGLIRDLHQHLRERDSTLYLHELLEGSEIYLPDVVKPPRNPELVARLEKIKIQLANEEYKRITRNITCQDSRHGGTLSDLGKEVRSVKALVITIFNFIVTVAAAFVCGYLGSQYIFTEMASRVLAALIVASVVGMAELYVMVRAMEGELGEL, encoded by the exons ATGGCGTCTTCCTTGGTGGCTGGTGAACGGTTGGTTCGCGCTTTGGGCCCCGGCGGGGAACTGGGCCCAGAGAACCTGCCCCGGAAGCTGCGGGCGGAACTTGAGGCCGCGCTGGGGGAGAACCACAAGAGCGGTGATAGCCCCGGTGGCCCCCGACGCCTGGTTTCCTTCGGACTGATCCGGGATCTGCACCAGCACCTGAGAGAAAGGG ACTCCACGCTATATCTTCACGAGCTTCTGGAAGGCAGCGAAATCTATCTCCCAGACGTTGTGAAGCCTCCACGG AACCCAGAGTTAGTTGCCCGGTTGGAGAAGATTAAGATACAGCTGGCCAATGAGGAATATAAGCGAATCACCCGTAACATCACCTGCCAG GATTCAAGACATGGTGGGACTCTCAGTGACCTAGGAAAGGAAG TGAGGTCGGTGAAGGCTCTGGTCATCACCATCTTCAACTTCATTGTCACAGTGGCAGCTGCGTTTGTCTGCGGCTACCTTGGAAGCCAGTATATCTTCACAGAAATGGCCTCG CGGGTGCTGGCTGCCCTGATCGTCGCTTCTGTGGTGGGTATGGCCGAGCTGTATGTCATGGTACGGGCGATGGAAGGCGAGTTGGGAGAGCTGTAA